In the genome of Haloarcula limicola, one region contains:
- the folP gene encoding dihydropteroate synthase has translation MQYHEAADRLQSLQRRRPKLGTETTARMLSHLGEPQAGMDCVQVAGSNGKGSTCRMLESVLRTAGLDVGVFTSPALNGFREQVRVNGDPVPKSRVVSFVDRIDPCLDRLRADDDAPTHFEVVTALALDHFGREGVDVAILEVGIGGRYDATSAVDPVASAVTSVSLEHTDLLGDTVEEIARDKAQVAPTDAPLVTGATGDALDAIRTQTDVITAGPSEADVVAVENGMRSDVESDVSITGPDWALETHLQLLGEHQATNAGVAAALARQVADVDVGRIAAGLRKATIPGRFEIVDTDPLTVLDGSHNPGAMATLRDVLDRFEYDDLRLVFGAMSDKDHDEMAAALPAVETAYLARPGVDRAADVETLAAAFDGHATTTERIESVSEAVQRALSDASESDAVLVAGSLYAVAEARDRWTRLLVPRDHGRPPSERGALGGATFAETTAGDVDHHVLTTYLRPEQAERVAERLTALGGDCHRSATGAPGKFVATVLSGTVSQLRGLADAIEADGLGLAHVAGRLRDALDESTGPFDADETAVMGILNVTPDSFHDGGEHDGFDAAVRRAEEMVANGADIVDVGGESTRPGAEPVSAEREIERVVPVVEALAELDVPISVDTRKAVVADAALAAGADIVNDVSGLSDPEMRFVVADHDASLVLMHSLSAPVDPDCSRTYDDVVDDVMRDLCEQVLLAQRAGIDREQIIVDPGCGFGKDAAESFELVDRLPEFAALGCHVMVGHSRKSMFERIDRAGDDRLSPTLAVTAMAAERGADVVRVHDVAENAAAVRTVGATTDT, from the coding sequence ATGCAGTACCACGAGGCAGCCGACCGGCTCCAGTCCCTACAGCGCCGTCGGCCGAAGCTGGGAACCGAGACGACGGCGCGGATGCTCTCTCACCTCGGGGAGCCGCAAGCGGGAATGGACTGCGTGCAGGTAGCCGGCTCGAACGGGAAGGGAAGCACGTGTCGGATGCTCGAGTCGGTGCTCCGGACGGCGGGCCTCGACGTCGGCGTGTTCACCTCTCCCGCCCTCAACGGCTTCCGCGAACAGGTCCGCGTCAACGGCGATCCGGTGCCGAAATCCCGCGTCGTCTCGTTCGTCGACCGCATCGACCCGTGTCTCGACCGCCTCCGGGCCGACGATGACGCGCCCACCCACTTCGAGGTGGTGACGGCGCTGGCGCTCGACCATTTCGGCCGCGAGGGCGTCGACGTCGCGATTCTGGAAGTGGGCATCGGCGGGCGATACGACGCGACCAGCGCCGTCGACCCGGTCGCCAGCGCCGTCACGAGCGTCAGCTTAGAGCACACGGACCTCCTCGGGGACACCGTCGAGGAGATCGCCCGCGACAAGGCACAGGTCGCGCCGACCGACGCGCCGCTGGTGACCGGCGCGACCGGTGACGCGCTCGATGCGATCCGCACACAGACGGACGTGATCACCGCCGGACCGAGCGAGGCGGACGTAGTGGCGGTCGAGAACGGGATGCGCTCGGACGTCGAGAGCGACGTCTCCATCACCGGCCCCGACTGGGCGTTGGAGACGCACCTGCAGCTGCTCGGCGAACACCAGGCGACCAACGCCGGCGTCGCCGCGGCGCTCGCCCGACAGGTCGCCGACGTCGACGTCGGACGGATCGCGGCGGGGCTCCGGAAGGCGACGATTCCCGGCCGGTTCGAGATCGTCGACACCGACCCGCTGACCGTGCTCGATGGCTCCCACAACCCCGGTGCGATGGCGACGCTCCGCGACGTGCTCGACCGCTTCGAGTACGACGACCTGCGGCTGGTGTTCGGGGCGATGTCGGACAAGGACCACGACGAGATGGCCGCCGCGCTGCCGGCGGTCGAGACCGCCTATCTCGCTCGGCCCGGAGTCGACCGGGCAGCGGACGTCGAGACGCTCGCCGCCGCCTTCGACGGTCACGCGACGACCACCGAACGGATCGAATCCGTCTCGGAAGCCGTCCAGCGCGCGCTCTCGGACGCCAGCGAGAGCGACGCGGTCCTCGTCGCCGGATCGCTGTACGCCGTCGCCGAGGCGCGGGACCGGTGGACGCGCCTTCTCGTCCCGAGAGACCACGGTCGACCGCCAAGCGAACGGGGCGCGCTCGGCGGCGCGACGTTCGCCGAGACGACCGCCGGCGACGTGGACCACCACGTCCTGACGACGTACCTCCGACCCGAGCAAGCCGAGCGGGTCGCCGAACGCCTGACGGCTCTCGGCGGCGACTGCCATCGGTCGGCGACGGGCGCGCCCGGGAAGTTCGTGGCGACGGTCCTCTCGGGGACGGTGTCGCAGTTGCGGGGACTCGCCGACGCGATCGAAGCGGACGGCCTCGGCCTGGCACACGTCGCCGGCCGTCTCCGGGACGCGCTCGACGAGTCGACGGGTCCCTTCGACGCCGATGAGACGGCGGTGATGGGCATCCTGAACGTCACGCCCGACAGCTTCCACGACGGCGGCGAGCACGACGGCTTCGACGCGGCCGTCCGACGGGCGGAGGAGATGGTCGCGAACGGGGCCGACATCGTCGACGTAGGGGGCGAGAGCACCCGCCCGGGCGCCGAACCGGTGTCGGCGGAGCGGGAGATCGAGCGCGTCGTCCCCGTCGTCGAAGCGCTCGCCGAGCTCGACGTGCCGATCTCCGTCGATACGCGGAAGGCCGTCGTCGCGGACGCGGCGTTGGCGGCCGGCGCGGACATCGTCAACGACGTGTCCGGGCTCTCGGACCCGGAGATGCGGTTCGTCGTCGCCGACCACGACGCCTCCCTCGTGTTGATGCACAGCCTCTCCGCGCCAGTCGACCCCGACTGCTCGCGGACCTACGACGACGTGGTAGACGACGTGATGCGGGACCTCTGCGAGCAGGTCCTGCTGGCCCAGCGGGCCGGCATCGACCGGGAACAGATAATCGTCGACCCCGGTTGTGGGTTCGGAAAGGACGCCGCCGAATCGTTCGAGCTGGTCGACCGGCTCCCGGAGTTCGCCGCGCTTGGCTGTCACGTGATGGTCGGCCACTCCAGAAAGTCGATGTTCGAGCGCATCGACCGCGCGGGCGACGACCGACTCTCGCCGACGCTCGCGGTAACCGCGATGGCGGCCGAGCGCGGGGCCGACGTGGTTCGCGTCCACGACGTAGCGGAGAACGCGGCGGCGGTCCGGACCGTCGGTGCGACCACCGATACGTAG
- a CDS encoding cyclodeaminase/cyclohydrolase family protein has translation MSDDRIADRTIDSFLSGVAASAVAPSAGAVAAVTGSMGAALCEMVAIHTSEPTASLTDARHDLAADREQLLELADADAAAVDTVQTAFEDGSETDYPQAALQRATTVPLRIAEACATVAEHAVAVAEEGTRNAVVDVAVGARIARTALASAATIVRENLDLIDDESFVADARRRLDDAEEAADTALTAVAAGTGIEG, from the coding sequence ATGTCCGACGACCGCATCGCCGACCGAACCATCGACTCGTTCCTCTCGGGAGTCGCCGCTTCGGCGGTCGCTCCGAGCGCGGGCGCTGTCGCCGCCGTGACCGGCTCGATGGGCGCCGCCCTCTGTGAGATGGTCGCCATCCACACGAGCGAGCCCACGGCGTCGCTGACCGACGCTCGGCACGACCTCGCGGCCGACCGGGAGCAGTTACTCGAGCTGGCTGACGCGGACGCCGCCGCCGTCGATACCGTTCAGACGGCCTTCGAGGACGGGTCCGAAACGGACTACCCGCAGGCGGCGCTCCAGCGAGCCACGACGGTACCGTTACGAATCGCGGAAGCCTGTGCGACCGTCGCCGAACACGCCGTCGCCGTCGCCGAGGAGGGGACTCGGAACGCGGTGGTCGACGTGGCCGTGGGGGCGCGGATCGCGCGGACCGCGCTGGCGTCGGCCGCGACTATCGTCCGGGAGAACCTCGACCTCATCGACGACGAATCGTTCGTTGCGGACGCGCGGCGGCGGCTCGACGACGCCGAAGAAGCGGCCGATACGGCGCTCACGGCGGTCGCGGCGGGTACCGGAATCGAGGGATAG
- a CDS encoding GcvT family protein, whose translation MSANEPPARTDTVVIGAGAVGCSVAYHLTELGAEDVTVIDQGPLPVTGGSSVHAPGIMFQTSPSKIQTKAAHYTSRLLSDAGVYDEVGGIELARSEERMDFLRRRKEWATSYGLPDPQLLTPEEVTDHLPMVDEDEILGGYYSPTDGRVDGIGALQWYMDNSTADFYGDTEVTDLDVEGGEIRAVVTDQGRIECDRCVLATNNWGYKTGQLAGLDLPIAPVEHQYVVTEPMDELAGEESAVGDNTTGLDVPGDRDIPEYMSEGPNRAVGRDQDHSLYFRTHGNALGMGSYNHETLSVDPDAMGTNSEERQASVRGFTEEHWETPTHRNRDKSAKQAFDELLPATEDQEYAVTENGIFVFTPDGMPAVGPTAAVDGLWTGLAIWWTHSGGYGRILAEWMENGVPRLPSGPVDTGGIHVRRFEPHAGEKEFFVDRGAKRYEQVYSIVEPRWQPDDHRKLRTSPFYHQQKELGAEFYQSGGWESPQYYESNADLVERYEDQIPEQDGWQNINRSPIEAAEHLHTREKVSMFDMTTFSSIMVEGSDAESFLQRVCSNDVEIDVGQVRYSLLLNEGGGILADVTVVRLDDDEYMVTTGGGNSPQIHGNWLKEHAPETVSVTVEEGGKTTIGLWGPKSRLLLQRCTDADVTNSGFPYFRAKQIYVGEVPVIALRVSYVGELGWELWAPAEYGQKLWETLWEEGQDLDVRPMGGGALSSMRLEKGYRLWGTDIDTDSNPLEAGLPFALDMETDFVGKEALEDAKADGIDNRITPLTLDDSTDILLSGRPVLKDGEAIGYVQAADFGYTIGESIAYTYVPDEYAEAGTSVQVQCEGETYDATIRDEPLFDPGRDKIIR comes from the coding sequence ATGAGTGCGAACGAGCCACCAGCACGGACCGACACCGTCGTCATCGGCGCGGGGGCCGTCGGCTGTAGCGTCGCCTACCATCTAACCGAACTCGGAGCCGAGGACGTGACCGTCATCGACCAGGGCCCCCTCCCGGTGACCGGCGGGTCGTCGGTCCACGCGCCGGGCATCATGTTCCAGACGTCGCCGTCGAAGATACAGACGAAGGCGGCCCACTACACGAGCCGACTCCTGTCGGACGCCGGCGTCTACGACGAAGTGGGCGGCATCGAACTCGCCCGCAGCGAGGAGCGGATGGACTTCCTCCGACGCCGTAAGGAGTGGGCGACCTCCTACGGCCTCCCCGACCCGCAGTTACTCACGCCCGAGGAGGTGACCGACCACCTCCCGATGGTCGACGAAGACGAGATACTCGGTGGGTACTACTCGCCGACCGACGGCCGCGTCGACGGCATCGGTGCCCTCCAGTGGTACATGGACAACTCTACCGCGGATTTCTACGGCGACACCGAAGTGACCGACCTCGACGTCGAGGGCGGAGAGATACGCGCTGTCGTCACCGACCAGGGTCGCATCGAGTGCGACCGCTGCGTGCTGGCGACGAACAACTGGGGGTACAAGACCGGCCAGCTGGCGGGACTGGATCTCCCCATCGCGCCCGTCGAGCACCAGTACGTCGTCACCGAACCGATGGACGAACTCGCCGGCGAGGAGAGTGCCGTCGGCGACAACACGACGGGTCTGGACGTGCCCGGCGACAGAGATATCCCGGAGTACATGAGCGAGGGCCCGAACCGAGCGGTCGGCCGCGACCAGGACCACTCGCTGTACTTCCGGACCCACGGGAACGCCCTCGGGATGGGATCGTACAACCACGAGACGCTCTCGGTCGACCCCGACGCGATGGGCACGAACAGCGAGGAGCGGCAGGCGTCGGTGCGGGGGTTCACCGAAGAACACTGGGAGACGCCGACGCACCGCAACCGCGACAAGTCGGCGAAACAGGCCTTCGACGAACTGTTACCGGCCACCGAGGATCAGGAGTACGCCGTCACCGAGAACGGCATCTTCGTGTTCACGCCCGACGGGATGCCTGCCGTCGGACCGACCGCGGCGGTCGACGGCCTCTGGACCGGGCTCGCGATCTGGTGGACCCACTCCGGCGGCTACGGCCGCATCCTCGCGGAGTGGATGGAGAACGGCGTCCCGCGACTCCCCTCGGGACCGGTCGATACCGGCGGCATCCACGTCCGGCGGTTCGAGCCCCACGCCGGCGAGAAGGAGTTCTTCGTCGACCGCGGGGCCAAGCGCTACGAGCAGGTGTACAGCATCGTCGAACCGCGCTGGCAACCGGACGACCACCGCAAACTCCGGACGAGTCCGTTCTATCACCAGCAGAAGGAACTGGGCGCGGAGTTCTACCAGAGCGGTGGCTGGGAATCCCCGCAGTACTACGAGTCCAACGCCGACCTCGTCGAGCGCTACGAGGACCAGATACCCGAACAGGACGGCTGGCAGAACATCAACCGCTCGCCGATCGAAGCCGCCGAACACCTGCACACCCGCGAGAAGGTGTCGATGTTCGACATGACCACCTTCAGCTCCATCATGGTCGAGGGGAGCGACGCCGAGTCGTTCCTCCAGCGGGTCTGTAGTAACGACGTGGAGATCGACGTCGGGCAGGTGCGGTACTCGCTCCTGCTGAACGAGGGCGGCGGCATCCTCGCGGACGTGACCGTCGTCCGGCTGGACGACGACGAGTACATGGTCACCACCGGCGGCGGCAACTCGCCGCAGATTCACGGCAACTGGCTGAAGGAACACGCCCCCGAGACCGTCTCGGTCACCGTCGAGGAGGGCGGCAAGACGACCATCGGGCTCTGGGGGCCGAAATCGCGGCTCCTGCTCCAGCGCTGTACCGACGCCGACGTCACCAACAGCGGCTTCCCGTACTTCCGGGCCAAGCAGATCTACGTCGGTGAAGTGCCGGTCATCGCCCTACGGGTGTCCTACGTCGGCGAACTCGGCTGGGAGCTGTGGGCACCGGCGGAGTACGGCCAGAAGCTCTGGGAGACGCTCTGGGAGGAAGGCCAGGACCTCGACGTGCGGCCGATGGGCGGCGGCGCGCTGAGTTCGATGCGCTTGGAGAAGGGGTATCGGCTCTGGGGGACCGACATCGACACGGACTCGAACCCGCTCGAGGCCGGCCTGCCGTTCGCTCTGGACATGGAGACCGACTTCGTCGGGAAGGAGGCGCTCGAAGACGCCAAAGCGGACGGCATCGACAACCGGATTACGCCCCTGACGCTCGACGACTCGACGGACATCCTGCTGAGCGGCCGCCCGGTCCTCAAAGACGGGGAGGCCATCGGCTACGTGCAGGCCGCCGACTTCGGCTATACCATCGGGGAGTCTATCGCTTACACGTACGTCCCGGACGAGTACGCAGAAGCCGGGACGTCGGTCCAGGTCCAGTGCGAGGGCGAGACGTACGACGCGACGATTCGGGACGAGCCGCTGTTCGACCCGGGCCGAGACAAGATCATCCGCTGA
- the ilvA gene encoding threonine ammonia-lyase, which produces MTTTESDELPVTYAAIERARERLDDDTVVKQTPVERSSSLDTFVGGEVYLKMEHLQWTGSFKTRGAYNKISQDVADGVEEFVAASAGNHAQGVALAATKCGADSTIFMPENAPQTKVDATRGYGATVELVGRDFQETMARAQEAVEGTDAEFVHAYDDVDIIAGQGTLGTEMYHDLPDMDTVIVPIGGGGLISGISTAIKHLSPETRIIGVQATGAETVHESLDKGMPVTLDEVETIADGIATGGISETTLRIIEANVDEVVTVTDTEIAQAILVLMERAKQVVEGAGAASVAAVLSDDVDVSGETVMPLLCGGNLDMTQLQEVLIHAMTERQQLLRLRVRIDDRVGVMKEISGIIADLGANIHDVRHERSVDDLDIGEAYLVFNVETSGAEHAEAIVAAIRDADYPVDNIARKV; this is translated from the coding sequence ATGACAACGACTGAATCAGACGAACTCCCGGTCACCTACGCCGCCATCGAACGCGCCCGCGAACGCCTCGACGACGACACCGTCGTCAAGCAGACGCCGGTCGAGCGGAGCTCGTCGCTCGATACGTTTGTCGGCGGCGAGGTGTACCTCAAGATGGAACACCTCCAGTGGACCGGGTCGTTCAAGACCAGAGGCGCGTACAACAAGATTTCACAGGACGTGGCCGACGGCGTCGAGGAGTTCGTCGCCGCCAGCGCGGGCAACCACGCCCAGGGCGTCGCGCTGGCCGCCACGAAATGCGGGGCCGACTCGACGATCTTCATGCCGGAGAACGCCCCGCAGACGAAGGTCGACGCGACCCGAGGCTACGGCGCGACCGTCGAGCTCGTCGGCCGGGACTTCCAGGAGACGATGGCCCGCGCACAGGAGGCCGTCGAGGGCACCGACGCCGAGTTCGTCCACGCCTACGACGACGTCGATATCATCGCCGGACAGGGGACGCTGGGCACGGAGATGTATCACGACCTCCCGGATATGGACACGGTGATCGTCCCCATCGGCGGCGGCGGCCTCATCAGCGGTATCTCGACGGCCATCAAACACCTCTCGCCGGAGACCCGCATTATCGGCGTGCAGGCGACCGGTGCCGAGACCGTTCACGAGAGCCTCGATAAAGGAATGCCAGTGACGCTGGACGAAGTCGAGACCATCGCCGACGGTATCGCCACCGGCGGCATCTCCGAGACTACCCTCCGGATCATCGAAGCGAACGTCGACGAAGTGGTGACCGTTACGGACACCGAAATCGCACAGGCGATTCTCGTCCTGATGGAGCGAGCGAAACAGGTCGTCGAGGGGGCCGGTGCCGCCTCTGTCGCCGCCGTCCTCAGCGACGACGTGGACGTCAGCGGCGAGACGGTGATGCCGCTGCTCTGTGGCGGCAACCTCGACATGACCCAGTTACAGGAGGTGCTCATCCACGCGATGACCGAGCGCCAACAGCTCCTTCGGCTACGGGTCCGTATCGACGACCGCGTCGGCGTGATGAAGGAGATCTCCGGAATCATCGCGGATTTGGGAGCGAATATTCACGACGTACGCCACGAGCGCTCCGTCGACGACCTAGATATCGGCGAGGCGTATCTCGTGTTCAACGTCGAGACCAGCGGGGCCGAACACGCCGAAGCCATCGTCGCCGCGATCCGAGACGCCGACTACCCGGTCGACAATATCGCTCGGAAGGTCTGA
- a CDS encoding BCCT family transporter yields MSRSDDTTGEMSDGLQVELFHPESDREPGDTNIQRLGFDVHPVVFPVALLLIAAFIALTLLGPVVGLDVSGAYTWLFNAIGNTFGWFYLLAVNIFIVVLLFFAFSKYGKIKIGGVKAEKEFSDFSWMAMLFSAGMGIGLMFFSVTEPMFYFNTPPDYFGVEAGTGSAAAAAMAQTFFHWGFHPWAIYGLVGLGLAFFSFNRGLPLTFRSIFWPLLGDRIYGWPGHVIDLVTVFATLFGLSTSLGLGVAQVNSGLNYVFGSEMLGVAAIPNTQFSRVLLIAGITLIATASVAAGLQGGIKRLSTLNLYLMFALLGFLMLVGPTVFILGTWVEGLGLYFQNILGLSLFTGTLAPASNGTPTAWTVFYWGWWIAWSPFVGMFIARISKGRSIREFVLGVLFLPSLFSTIWLSTFGGSALNSALGGGAVQAQYTELSYAAFETLGMFIMLNQYPLAAVSGLLATLLVVTFFVTSSDSGSLVVDHLTSGGKHDVPKVQRIFWALVEGLVAALLLIGGGLTALQTAAITTGLPFAAILCLMCYTTYLGLSNEYQILESEEFAETIQDLSDRGDVDVVTSGDEMVTNINERDESASGTD; encoded by the coding sequence ATGTCAAGAAGTGATGATACCACCGGCGAGATGTCGGACGGGCTGCAGGTGGAGCTGTTCCACCCCGAGTCCGACCGGGAGCCGGGCGATACGAACATCCAGAGATTGGGATTCGACGTGCATCCGGTCGTGTTCCCGGTGGCGCTGCTCCTCATCGCGGCGTTCATCGCCCTGACGCTGTTGGGACCGGTGGTCGGTCTCGACGTCTCGGGGGCGTACACCTGGTTGTTCAACGCGATCGGGAACACCTTCGGGTGGTTCTACCTGCTGGCAGTGAACATCTTCATCGTCGTCCTACTGTTCTTCGCGTTCAGCAAGTACGGCAAGATCAAGATCGGCGGCGTCAAAGCCGAGAAGGAGTTCAGCGACTTCTCGTGGATGGCGATGCTGTTCAGCGCCGGTATGGGCATCGGTCTCATGTTCTTCAGCGTCACCGAGCCGATGTTCTACTTCAACACGCCGCCGGATTACTTCGGCGTCGAAGCCGGGACGGGGTCGGCAGCCGCCGCCGCGATGGCGCAGACGTTCTTCCACTGGGGGTTCCACCCGTGGGCCATCTACGGCCTCGTCGGTCTCGGTCTCGCGTTCTTCTCGTTCAACCGCGGCCTGCCGCTCACGTTCCGATCGATATTCTGGCCCCTGCTGGGCGATCGGATATACGGCTGGCCGGGCCACGTGATCGACCTCGTAACCGTGTTCGCGACGCTGTTCGGCCTATCGACGTCGCTGGGACTGGGCGTCGCACAGGTCAACAGCGGCCTCAACTACGTGTTCGGCAGCGAGATGCTCGGCGTTGCAGCCATTCCGAACACCCAGTTCTCGCGAGTACTACTCATCGCCGGTATCACCCTCATCGCCACGGCGTCGGTGGCGGCCGGCCTCCAGGGCGGAATCAAGCGTCTGAGCACGCTCAATCTGTACCTGATGTTCGCGCTGCTCGGGTTCCTCATGTTGGTGGGCCCAACTGTGTTCATCCTCGGGACGTGGGTCGAGGGACTCGGCCTCTACTTCCAGAATATCCTCGGTCTTAGCCTCTTCACGGGCACGCTCGCTCCGGCGTCGAACGGGACGCCGACGGCGTGGACGGTGTTCTACTGGGGTTGGTGGATCGCGTGGTCACCGTTCGTCGGGATGTTCATCGCGCGCATCTCGAAGGGGCGGTCCATCCGGGAGTTCGTGCTGGGCGTGCTGTTCCTCCCGTCGCTGTTCTCGACCATCTGGCTGTCCACCTTCGGCGGCAGTGCGCTGAACAGCGCCTTAGGTGGCGGTGCCGTCCAGGCGCAGTACACCGAGCTGAGCTACGCCGCCTTCGAGACCCTCGGGATGTTCATCATGCTGAATCAGTACCCGCTCGCAGCCGTGTCGGGGCTGCTCGCGACGCTGCTCGTCGTCACCTTCTTCGTCACGTCCTCCGACTCCGGGTCGCTGGTCGTCGACCACTTGACCTCGGGTGGCAAGCACGACGTGCCGAAGGTCCAGCGCATCTTCTGGGCGCTCGTAGAGGGGCTCGTCGCCGCGCTGCTGCTCATCGGCGGCGGACTGACCGCGCTCCAGACGGCCGCCATCACCACCGGACTTCCGTTCGCGGCGATCCTGTGTCTGATGTGTTACACGACCTATCTGGGACTCAGCAACGAGTACCAGATTCTCGAATCCGAGGAGTTCGCGGAGACCATCCAGGACCTCTCGGACAGGGGAGACGTCGACGTCGTCACGTCCGGTGACGAGATGGTGACGAACATCAACGAGCGGGACGAATCGGCAAGCGGGACCGATTGA
- a CDS encoding universal stress protein encodes MYEHILIPFDGSDEARKGARHAIELAAELGSTAHGLYVIDLPGVPRAMSLRDDEEDLREEYQAYGEEVLSELGDIAADHGVEYEWTIRSGTPSEEIVDYADEDGMDVIVLGSAYRGKLGNLLGGTTDKVVRSATVPVITERMAMDEV; translated from the coding sequence ATGTACGAGCATATCCTGATACCCTTCGACGGGAGCGACGAGGCACGGAAGGGGGCACGACACGCTATCGAACTGGCGGCCGAACTCGGTTCGACGGCCCACGGCCTCTACGTCATCGATCTCCCCGGAGTCCCTCGGGCCATGTCACTTCGGGACGACGAAGAGGACCTCCGGGAGGAGTACCAGGCCTACGGCGAGGAGGTGCTGTCGGAACTGGGCGACATCGCGGCGGACCACGGCGTGGAGTACGAGTGGACGATACGGAGCGGGACGCCAAGCGAGGAGATCGTCGACTACGCCGACGAGGACGGGATGGACGTGATCGTACTGGGGTCGGCCTACCGCGGCAAACTCGGGAACCTGCTGGGCGGGACTACGGATAAAGTCGTCCGGAGCGCAACCGTCCCTGTTATCACCGAGCGAATGGCAATGGACGAAGTGTAA
- a CDS encoding alanyl-tRNA editing protein produces MTDDTGTLAAERPYVTAFEAAVAGVDGRDVTLDQTYFYPEGGGQPADRGALGGVEVVDVQKRDDVVVHTLAADPSFGVGDTVEGELDEAFRTYAMRAHTASHVVYGVGRRLLDGHGYGGFDIGEDTVRLDFDVEGDADDVDALDFQRRANEIVWDDRPVDWYEMDADEARADDDIVFNLRDGADAAETVRIVEIDGWDVSACGGTHVRTTSELGPVSVLGISNPGADLLRVEFAVGPAAIRQGVETRRNAARAAETLDTSVGDLPECAESLLSENEALRDERDDLRERVLDARIASLAADSVARDGEEWVVGTVESVGPNAVSDRLRARDLPADVVALVGRDGATFVVVGTSGETSADEVVDEVTGEFGGGGGGQPTLAQGGGLDAEPRAIVDFLRSAAE; encoded by the coding sequence ATGACCGACGACACGGGGACCCTCGCGGCCGAGCGGCCGTACGTGACGGCGTTCGAGGCGGCGGTCGCAGGCGTCGACGGGCGAGACGTGACGCTCGATCAGACGTACTTCTACCCCGAGGGCGGCGGCCAACCGGCCGACCGCGGCGCCCTCGGCGGCGTGGAAGTCGTCGACGTACAGAAGCGAGACGACGTAGTCGTCCACACGCTCGCGGCCGACCCGTCGTTCGGGGTCGGCGACACCGTCGAGGGGGAACTCGACGAGGCGTTCCGGACGTACGCCATGCGGGCGCACACGGCGAGCCACGTCGTCTACGGTGTCGGTCGGCGGCTGCTGGACGGCCACGGGTACGGCGGGTTCGACATCGGCGAGGACACCGTGCGACTGGACTTCGACGTCGAGGGCGACGCCGACGACGTGGACGCGCTCGACTTCCAACGGCGAGCCAACGAGATAGTCTGGGACGATCGACCGGTCGACTGGTACGAGATGGACGCCGACGAAGCCAGGGCCGACGACGATATCGTCTTCAACCTCCGCGACGGTGCCGACGCGGCAGAGACGGTCCGTATCGTCGAGATCGACGGTTGGGACGTCTCCGCCTGTGGCGGGACGCACGTTAGGACGACGAGCGAGCTCGGTCCGGTATCGGTGCTCGGGATCTCGAATCCGGGCGCCGACCTCCTGCGGGTCGAGTTCGCCGTCGGCCCCGCGGCCATCCGCCAGGGGGTCGAGACGCGCCGAAACGCGGCCCGCGCCGCCGAGACGCTGGACACGAGCGTCGGGGACCTCCCGGAGTGCGCCGAGAGCCTGCTGTCGGAGAACGAGGCGCTACGAGACGAACGGGACGACCTGCGGGAACGAGTACTCGACGCGCGGATAGCGAGCCTCGCGGCGGACTCGGTGGCCCGCGACGGCGAGGAGTGGGTCGTCGGCACCGTCGAGAGCGTCGGGCCGAACGCGGTGTCGGACCGCCTGCGAGCGCGTGACCTGCCCGCCGACGTGGTCGCCCTCGTCGGCCGCGACGGGGCCACGTTCGTCGTTGTCGGGACGAGCGGCGAGACGAGCGCCGACGAAGTGGTCGACGAGGTGACCGGGGAGTTCGGCGGCGGTGGCGGCGGCCAGCCGACGCTCGCACAGGGCGGCGGTCTCGACGCCGAACCGCGGGCTATCGTCGACTTCCTTCGCTCGGCCGCGGAGTGA